CTCGGCTTCCCCGAGATGGGGGTGGCTGGAGCGGCCCTCGCAACGGTCTTCGCCAATGCTGTTGGGGCGGTGATAGGGCTCTACCTCCTGTTCAACGACCGCGTGGGGATAAGCCTGAGCCTTGAAAGCCTCAAACCGGACTTCGAGTTCTACGGCAGGATCTTCCGCGTCGGCCTTCCCTCCAGCATAGGACAGTCGGCGAACAGCTTCGGCTTCGTCATCTTGACAAGGATAATCTTCGGTTTCGGCGACGTCACCTACGCGGCGTACACCATAACGACCAGACTGGTCAACTTCCTGACGAGCATCTCCCGCGGAATAAGCATGGCGATGGGCACCATGGTCGCCCAGAACGTCGGTGCAGAGAACTACGGGCGGGCGAAGAAGATAGCGGAGCGCACGATGATCATAAACTTCGCCATAGCCACCCTTGCGGTTCTGGTGATTGGAATCTTCCGCGTGGAGGTGTTCCGCTTCTTCCTCAACGACCCGGCGGTGATAGAAGAGAGTGAGGTAGTTCTTAAGTACTTCCTGATCTCTGTGCCCTTCTTCAATGGTATCTTTATAGTCGTGAACAGGGTCTTCAGCTCGGCCGGGCATACCAAGAAGAGCATGGCCCTCGGGATATTCCGCCTCTGGGGGCTGAGGATACCCCTCAGCTACGCCTTCGGTTACTTGGAAGCGATAACTGTTCTGGGTGTCACAATACCACTGGCGAGCCTTTTCGACTTCACCAGCAGGGGGGTCTTCTTCGGCATGGGCATGAGCAACTTCATAGCGGCAATAGTGGCCCTCGCCTGGTTCCTGCGGGGGACATGGATGAGGCGCATTATCGAGGAAGAGTCAAAAAAGTGATACATCACTGGCAAAAATTGGCAGGCGGAAGTCTAATAAACCCAGCGCCTAACGAGCTATGGTGAGACGCATGAAGAGGGACGAACGCTGGGAGGGTGTCTACTCCTTCGAGGACAGCCCGTTCATAATGGAGATTCTGACGGAGCTTCGCGACGAGAGGACGGGGCCGATACCCTTCAGAAAGGGTCTCGTCAAGCTCGGTCGCTACATGGCCTACGAAATAACGAAGACGATGGAAGTGGAGAGGATTCCTGTGAAGACCCCGCTGGAGGAAACAGAGGGAATCCGCATAAAAGACAGACGCAACGTAGTCATAATAACCGTTCTCCGGGCGGCGATACCACTGATGGAGGGGCTTATTAAGGTCCTTGACCACGCGAGGGTTGGAATAGTCTCGGCCTCCCGCGGAAAGGCCCCGAAGTTCGAGATAGAGATGAAGTACGTCAAGGTGCC
This genomic interval from Thermococcus sp. contains the following:
- a CDS encoding MATE family efflux transporter produces the protein MKSEKIQRMRDEILTGPIEKTLLVLAGPLIVNNLVQVVYNITDTYWLGKLGREALSAPGTVWPIIGTLMALGIGFTTAGFAFVGQYIGAEEYEKANRSAGALYSLMTFFSVATAIVALLILPYALHFMRVSENVYPYSLTYATIVFLGLPFSFAFMAFSALMRATGDTRTPVKITLLTVAINIILDPLLIFGWLGFPEMGVAGAALATVFANAVGAVIGLYLLFNDRVGISLSLESLKPDFEFYGRIFRVGLPSSIGQSANSFGFVILTRIIFGFGDVTYAAYTITTRLVNFLTSISRGISMAMGTMVAQNVGAENYGRAKKIAERTMIINFAIATLAVLVIGIFRVEVFRFFLNDPAVIEESEVVLKYFLISVPFFNGIFIVVNRVFSSAGHTKKSMALGIFRLWGLRIPLSYAFGYLEAITVLGVTIPLASLFDFTSRGVFFGMGMSNFIAAIVALAWFLRGTWMRRIIEEESKK
- the upp gene encoding uracil phosphoribosyltransferase, which translates into the protein MKRDERWEGVYSFEDSPFIMEILTELRDERTGPIPFRKGLVKLGRYMAYEITKTMEVERIPVKTPLEETEGIRIKDRRNVVIITVLRAAIPLMEGLIKVLDHARVGIVSASRGKAPKFEIEMKYVKVPQVKPEDTVIIADPMIATGSTLIKVLEEVKKYGKAKRYVIVGVLAAPEGISRIKAAHPDVEMFVAAIDRELNDHGYILPGLGDAGDRAFGAPIKI